One stretch of Candidatus Binatia bacterium DNA includes these proteins:
- the phrA gene encoding deoxyribodipyrimidine photo-lyase, protein MPATVVWFYNDLRVGDNEALLAACRRGAVIGLYTWTPSELGDRAPGAARRWWLHHALTSLAASLEPLGIPLVLRQAERAEVAVEDVLRETEADAVYWNKRYDPAVSERDRRIAASLRRRGIWVAEYDGWLLHDPASFRTEHGDAYRVFTPFWRRFTRHTPPPPRPRPTGYFRPRWHPNSDDLAAWRLLPHVPWDREFYPTWEPTEQGAERAIEQFVRLKLPAYARKRDFPACEGTSRLSPYLATGQISPRQIWYRVSTAGTEKQFAEPFLRQLAWREFAYHVLESHPNLHEQPLRAEFRHFPWKDIAMSDLRRWQRGHTGIPIIDAGMRQLWRTGWMHNRARMIVASWLTKNLQGDWRIGEQWFWDTLVDADPANNAFGWQWVAGCGADAAPYWRVFQPLRQAKRFDPNGDYVRRWVPELAQLPDQFVHEPWLAPPEVLQRAGVKLDTTYPAPMLDPVESRRAALAAFAAFRRSNGQ, encoded by the coding sequence ATGCCAGCGACGGTCGTTTGGTTCTACAATGACCTGCGGGTCGGCGACAATGAAGCCCTCCTGGCCGCCTGTCGGCGCGGGGCTGTCATTGGGTTGTACACTTGGACCCCGAGCGAACTCGGCGACCGCGCTCCGGGTGCGGCCCGGCGCTGGTGGTTGCACCACGCCTTGACCAGCCTTGCCGCTAGCCTGGAACCTCTTGGTATTCCACTCGTGTTGCGCCAAGCCGAGCGAGCTGAAGTTGCGGTCGAGGACGTCCTCCGCGAAACGGAGGCAGATGCCGTCTACTGGAACAAAAGGTACGATCCGGCCGTGTCCGAACGCGACCGCCGGATCGCCGCGAGCCTCCGGCGCCGGGGAATTTGGGTCGCAGAGTACGACGGATGGTTGTTGCACGACCCGGCCTCGTTCCGCACGGAGCATGGTGACGCCTACCGTGTGTTCACTCCGTTCTGGCGCCGCTTTACCCGCCACACGCCACCCCCTCCGCGTCCGCGACCGACCGGATATTTCCGCCCGCGATGGCACCCCAACAGCGACGATCTGGCGGCCTGGCGATTGCTGCCACACGTCCCTTGGGACCGGGAGTTTTACCCCACCTGGGAACCCACCGAGCAAGGCGCCGAACGAGCCATCGAACAGTTCGTGCGTTTGAAGTTACCTGCCTATGCTCGGAAGCGCGACTTCCCCGCCTGCGAGGGAACATCTCGTCTCTCGCCGTACCTGGCAACAGGCCAAATTTCTCCTCGGCAGATTTGGTATCGGGTCTCAACGGCTGGGACCGAGAAGCAGTTCGCGGAGCCGTTTCTCCGGCAGCTCGCGTGGCGGGAGTTCGCATATCACGTTTTGGAAAGTCACCCGAACCTACACGAGCAACCGCTGCGCGCCGAGTTTCGCCACTTTCCTTGGAAAGACATTGCGATGTCCGATCTGCGGCGCTGGCAGCGAGGACACACCGGCATCCCCATCATAGATGCGGGCATGCGCCAGCTTTGGCGCACCGGCTGGATGCACAACCGCGCTCGAATGATCGTGGCTTCGTGGCTCACAAAAAATTTGCAGGGCGACTGGCGGATCGGCGAACAGTGGTTCTGGGATACACTCGTGGACGCCGACCCCGCCAACAATGCGTTCGGCTGGCAATGGGTGGCCGGATGCGGAGCCGATGCCGCGCCGTACTGGAGGGTGTTTCAACCGCTGCGGCAGGCCAAGAGGTTCGATCCGAATGGCGACTATGTGCGCCGGTGGGTTCCAGAACTCGCCCAACTTCCCGACCAATTCGTTCACGAGCCCTGGCTTGCGCCCCCCGAGGTTCTCCAACGGGCCGGTGTGAAGCTCGACACGACCTACCCGGCACCCATGCTGGATCCAGTCGAGAGTCGCCGCGCTGCCCTCGCAGCGTTTGCCGCTTTTCGCCGGTCGAACGGACAATAA
- a CDS encoding response regulator gives MTRKRILVVEDNVDNRRILVYRLRRFGDYEIVEAGNGEEALRLVAENPPDLIFMDLKMPVLDGWEATRRLRASDVGRSIPIIALTAQAMAGDEQRALAVGCDDYIAKPITDAEVVRQKLERLLEHGRPQRV, from the coding sequence ATGACGCGGAAACGGATTTTGGTTGTGGAAGACAATGTCGACAACCGGAGGATTCTAGTCTACCGCCTGCGGCGTTTCGGGGATTACGAAATCGTGGAAGCGGGTAACGGCGAAGAGGCGTTGCGGCTGGTGGCGGAGAACCCTCCCGACTTGATCTTTATGGACCTCAAGATGCCGGTACTGGACGGCTGGGAGGCCACGCGGCGACTGAGGGCAAGCGATGTGGGCCGAAGCATACCCATCATTGCGCTTACGGCCCAAGCGATGGCCGGCGACGAGCAACGAGCGTTGGCAGTAGGTTGCGACGACTATATCGCCAAGCCGATCACGGATGCGGAAGTGGTTCGGCAAAAACTGGAACGACTGTTGGAACACGGCCGGCCACAGCGCGTGTGA